The segment CAGCGACGGACCAGCCGCTTCCCATGACCGATCGGATGAGCCATATCGATACCAGATTGTCGAACAACATACCGACATTCCGATTGAGCGAATCATCCATAATCCCAAAACGAAACAAATTCCGATTGAGCCATCGGCGCTCTTTCAACAGATGGACGGCACGATTTGGCTCAATGACGATACGAAGGAAATGTTGATGGAAATTGAAGGGCTGCCGCCGTTTGCGGCCCGCGATTATCAATTGTGGATCATTTACACCAACAACGAGGTCAAAGGGGAACTGTTGACGATCCGCCACGGAGCGGCGCGCATTTTGATCACCGGCGAGGATGTCAAACAGTTCAAGCAAATTAAAGCGAGCCTCGAACCAAAAGGGGGAAGCGCGGCGCCGACCGGGCCCGAGACCTTTATAGTCGAGTTGAACCACGAATGATCTTTCAA is part of the [Flavobacterium] thermophilum genome and harbors:
- a CDS encoding putative anti-sigmaE protein, which gives rise to MKHSHISEAKIVDWLLGMLPEQEKEDVSNHLKQCLECQRLLEAWKNIGLKEEAQYEAPPLSHKERIWAQAEAQRQTARAQRKVRIASGWIGAALAVFLFTLRLSAPSDGPAASHDRSDEPYRYQIVEQHTDIPIERIIHNPKTKQIPIEPSALFQQMDGTIWLNDDTKEMLMEIEGLPPFAARDYQLWIIYTNNEVKGELLTIRHGAARILITGEDVKQFKQIKASLEPKGGSAAPTGPETFIVELNHE